A stretch of the Leptospiraceae bacterium genome encodes the following:
- a CDS encoding dephospho-CoA kinase — protein MENAKNRKLFIEGERFRPKLRAGNTLEDKNWMKRFVLGITGSMGGGKSTVTKIFESLGAFRISSDEIARQFTSGDSPVKNEIIELLGHEVLDELGNLDRKKIAEIVFSDKNAIAKLNELMHPLIRKKTLALIESITNGRIIAWEAPLLFEAGGDSICNATLTVFAEYEQAWSRVYKRDEITEEEFRSRLANQMDIKKKLEASDFRIVNDRDLRHLELECSAIYNEIMNRKIIP, from the coding sequence ATGGAAAATGCAAAAAACCGTAAACTTTTTATCGAAGGCGAGCGATTTCGACCGAAACTAAGAGCAGGTAATACATTGGAAGACAAAAATTGGATGAAACGGTTTGTTTTGGGAATTACGGGCTCAATGGGGGGTGGAAAGTCAACGGTAACGAAGATTTTTGAATCTCTTGGTGCTTTTCGAATTTCGTCTGACGAGATTGCGAGGCAGTTTACTTCCGGTGACTCGCCTGTTAAAAATGAAATTATTGAGCTATTAGGGCATGAAGTTTTAGATGAATTGGGTAATTTAGATAGAAAAAAGATTGCAGAAATTGTTTTCTCTGATAAAAACGCAATCGCAAAGCTAAATGAATTAATGCATCCATTGATTCGAAAAAAAACTCTCGCGTTGATAGAATCCATAACCAATGGAAGGATAATAGCATGGGAAGCACCACTTCTTTTTGAAGCCGGTGGGGATAGCATCTGTAATGCTACACTTACCGTATTTGCCGAATACGAGCAAGCTTGGAGTCGTGTATATAAGAGGGATGAAATTACAGAAGAAGAATTTCGAAGCCGACTCGCAAACCAGATGGATATTAAGAAAAAGCTAGAAGCTTCCGACTTTAGGATTGTAAATGATAGAGATTTAAGGCATTTAGAGTTAGAATGCAGTGCTATTTATAATGAAATAATGAATAGAAAAATTATCCCTTAG
- a CDS encoding DUF4340 domain-containing protein, which translates to MKSILEYYNKIFNFCMNNAALTLTTINIIFLLLIFIVKDPFGFRISSYDQASTFYNTNSPITKITVEKTKLPDSKFELKKGNDEWSLLAKGKTLPVDKEKMDSLLKSLSNARKYTLVSSSKERADEYGFNEDEIRIEFFDNVNSIGYFLVGSVATSDANSSHIKWKDSDDIYLIEENLKAATNRADFVHFLNKKVSPIGLTSEEIIGITLKRIGNSYEIRKTKAWNLESPKKGEIANEDMSTTLSKLSSVNSDDILVDESVLSNIDANPFELRVDFKSKDGIPKSYTILSAGFDKKLNTYYVRKNNEPIVYKLSEYSIKSILEFKPETLVK; encoded by the coding sequence ATGAAATCTATTTTAGAATACTACAATAAAATTTTTAATTTTTGCATGAATAATGCAGCTCTTACACTGACAACGATTAACATTATTTTTCTTCTACTTATATTCATTGTAAAAGATCCATTTGGATTTAGAATCAGCAGTTACGATCAAGCATCTACTTTCTATAATACAAATTCTCCAATCACAAAAATCACCGTAGAGAAAACAAAACTTCCGGATTCAAAGTTTGAACTTAAAAAAGGAAACGATGAATGGAGTCTTTTGGCAAAGGGAAAAACTCTTCCCGTTGACAAAGAAAAAATGGATTCACTTTTAAAATCTCTTTCCAACGCGAGAAAATATACGCTTGTTAGCTCTTCAAAAGAAAGAGCGGACGAGTATGGTTTTAACGAAGATGAAATTCGTATAGAATTTTTTGACAATGTCAATTCTATCGGTTACTTCCTAGTAGGCTCTGTTGCTACCTCCGATGCAAACAGTAGTCATATAAAGTGGAAAGATTCAGATGATATTTACTTAATAGAAGAAAATCTGAAAGCAGCAACCAACCGGGCTGATTTTGTTCATTTTCTAAACAAAAAAGTATCTCCCATTGGGCTTACATCAGAGGAGATAATCGGTATTACCCTTAAAAGGATAGGCAATAGCTATGAGATTAGAAAGACAAAAGCTTGGAATCTTGAATCCCCTAAAAAAGGAGAGATTGCAAACGAAGATATGAGCACTACTCTCTCTAAACTTTCTTCTGTTAATAGCGATGATATTTTAGTAGATGAATCAGTGTTATCTAATATTGATGCCAATCCATTCGAGTTAAGAGTAGATTTTAAAAGCAAAGATGGAATTCCTAAAAGCTATACAATTCTATCCGCCGGATTTGATAAAAAGTTAAATACTTATTATGTGCGAAAAAATAATGAGCCTATAGTATACAAACTAAGCGAGTATTCGATTAAATCAATTCTTGAATTCAAGCCTGAGACTCTAGTGAAGTAA
- a CDS encoding HD domain-containing protein: MDISLSDCEKEQIHIPELIQPHGYVLVFNKNTHIITRYSENFEHLIEQAKDKLIGKRISDVIPSSVYKIIKTKLDFSMYKRHTFFNAVLEQYFEKPIDIIICDAIGEIILELVPNSNIEEDIHSMDIQLNEIVRKVITTQQINSLFDVAAIEIRKLSGYDRVMIYRFDEEFNGEVIAESREAAMESYLNLHYPASDIPSQARELYKTNMIRTIVDIHYKPVRILKSINESSAPLDMSHSYLRSVSPIHLEYLHNMGVRATLTISIMVNGKLWGLISCHHRTAFSPNIKRLNLVEIFGNILGGIIQAREESENEKRSSELLARLDLVMEMLLMHEKSSDLMSLIQKKIHLLQSIFSSDGFLVYTNNAIIAHNFPFPENEIKQLIDCLKPLVQDKIFHTDNLVSVNSNLPEVILEMCAGLIVMKLDTQPSSYWIWRRNEKTQTISWGGNPNQKAILNQQGVISPRKSFEKYNQIVTKKSISWDISEKEFYIHLIPRLYRLHEIFESNKELEHHKQHILHIEEERAKHFEELVEMLVSVIEMRDAYTGNHTRRVASYSLAIGKELKINKEDINRLREAAILHDIGKLIIPDTILLKPGKLSYKEYELIKQHVIVGHQILDKIDYYKPIAHIVLNHHEKYNGTGYPLGKKGSEIPFLSQIMIVADSFDAMTTNRIYQPRKTFEEALAELIKYRGIWYHPEVVDATVRMVKNLQIIESETSQMPFTQIEKERFSYFFKDQLTNIYNATYLWRVINDLIPGMHYNYFLMIELRGMTDYNSHFGWNKGNEIIQELAQVLIKITKEEQLFRVFGDDFIVCFETLDAKDSFLAAWKITQIQGVLCNCRSIEKNMFIEIL, from the coding sequence GTGGATATTAGTTTATCAGATTGCGAGAAAGAGCAGATTCATATACCAGAGTTAATACAGCCGCATGGATATGTATTAGTTTTTAACAAGAATACGCATATAATTACTAGATATAGCGAGAATTTTGAGCATTTAATCGAGCAGGCAAAGGACAAACTGATCGGGAAAAGGATAAGTGATGTTATCCCTTCGAGTGTCTATAAGATAATTAAAACAAAGCTAGATTTTTCAATGTATAAGCGACATACTTTTTTTAATGCTGTGCTTGAACAATACTTTGAAAAGCCTATCGATATTATAATTTGTGATGCGATAGGCGAAATTATTCTTGAACTCGTTCCCAATTCAAATATCGAGGAAGATATCCACTCTATGGATATCCAATTAAATGAAATTGTTCGCAAAGTGATAACTACTCAACAAATAAATTCACTTTTTGATGTAGCCGCAATTGAAATAAGGAAACTATCTGGCTATGATAGAGTGATGATTTATAGGTTTGATGAAGAGTTTAACGGTGAGGTAATTGCCGAATCTAGAGAAGCGGCAATGGAGTCTTATCTAAATCTTCATTACCCTGCTAGTGATATTCCATCGCAAGCTAGAGAACTTTACAAAACGAATATGATACGAACTATAGTGGATATTCATTATAAGCCGGTTCGAATTCTAAAATCCATTAACGAATCTTCTGCACCTTTGGATATGAGCCATAGTTATCTTAGAAGTGTATCTCCTATTCATTTGGAGTATTTGCACAATATGGGAGTAAGGGCAACTTTAACTATTTCGATCATGGTAAATGGCAAACTATGGGGACTCATTAGCTGTCATCACCGAACCGCATTTTCTCCGAATATAAAGCGCTTGAATCTTGTTGAAATTTTTGGAAACATACTTGGTGGAATTATTCAGGCACGAGAAGAAAGTGAAAATGAAAAAAGAAGCAGTGAATTGCTTGCTCGTCTTGACCTTGTAATGGAAATGCTTTTGATGCATGAAAAGAGTTCTGATCTAATGAGCCTGATTCAGAAGAAAATTCATTTGCTTCAATCGATTTTTAGTTCTGATGGATTTCTTGTTTACACAAACAATGCTATCATTGCGCATAATTTCCCTTTTCCTGAGAATGAAATAAAGCAATTGATAGATTGTTTAAAACCATTGGTGCAAGATAAAATTTTCCATACAGATAATTTGGTATCGGTAAACAGTAATTTGCCGGAAGTTATTTTGGAGATGTGCGCTGGTCTTATCGTAATGAAATTAGACACGCAGCCGAGTAGTTATTGGATATGGAGACGGAATGAAAAAACGCAGACCATTTCTTGGGGAGGAAATCCAAATCAAAAAGCGATTTTAAATCAACAGGGAGTAATTTCACCGAGAAAATCATTTGAAAAATACAATCAAATTGTAACCAAGAAATCAATTTCTTGGGATATATCTGAAAAAGAATTTTATATTCATTTAATTCCACGGTTATATAGATTGCATGAAATTTTTGAATCGAATAAGGAATTAGAGCACCATAAGCAGCATATACTTCATATAGAAGAAGAGCGTGCAAAACATTTTGAAGAATTAGTAGAAATGTTAGTTAGTGTAATTGAAATGCGCGATGCTTATACTGGAAATCATACTCGCAGAGTTGCAAGTTATTCACTAGCGATAGGTAAAGAATTAAAGATCAATAAGGAAGATATTAATCGACTTAGAGAAGCCGCCATTCTTCATGATATTGGAAAATTAATTATTCCAGATACAATTTTACTGAAACCGGGAAAACTATCTTATAAAGAATACGAATTGATTAAGCAACATGTAATAGTGGGACACCAGATTCTAGACAAGATAGATTATTATAAGCCTATCGCGCATATCGTTCTAAATCATCATGAGAAATATAATGGAACTGGGTATCCTTTGGGAAAGAAAGGCTCTGAAATTCCTTTTCTATCGCAAATAATGATTGTTGCTGATTCGTTTGATGCTATGACTACGAATCGAATTTATCAACCTAGAAAGACATTTGAAGAAGCATTGGCAGAGTTGATAAAATATCGTGGTATATGGTATCACCCAGAAGTCGTAGATGCCACAGTAAGAATGGTGAAAAATTTACAAATAATAGAATCCGAAACATCTCAAATGCCATTTACGCAAATTGAAAAAGAAAGGTTTTCTTATTTTTTCAAAGACCAATTAACAAATATATATAATGCGACTTATTTGTGGCGAGTCATTAATGATTTAATTCCAGGAATGCATTATAATTATTTTTTAATGATTGAACTTCGCGGAATGACAGATTACAATTCGCATTTTGGGTGGAATAAAGGAAATGAAATCATTCAAGAGTTGGCGCAAGTCTTGATAAAAATTACGAAAGAAGAGCAATTGTTTAGAGTCTTCGGGGATGATTTCATTGTCTGTTTTGAAACGTTAGACGCTAAGGATTCCTTTTTAGCAGCATGGAAGATTACTCAGATTCAAGGAGTCTTGTGTAATTGCAGGTCCATTGAAAAAAACATGTTCATAGAAATTCTATAA
- a CDS encoding SPOR domain-containing protein — MKERTFYTINLDVRRIVFIVAILIGLMTYFFMLGNAMGKKSVAAKDNSAKDLTEAHHEENKTPEKSPLKSSPEENMVPAPPEEKVDGKESEVVDLKPSTDNAKTIPVPVSPVQEVKEDLTKKPVAVNPVQPLPAKTGQTPPPVAVNPALPAKKALYPYPAKKVLPPAKTPIVLEEKNFYTIQLGAFSSQEQANKFKDNVITKNKFPGKFAPYVLKQRDFFVVLVGKSTAKEDLEKIVQNLDAATQGSAMIVKNKKP; from the coding sequence ATGAAAGAAAGAACATTTTATACTATCAATCTAGACGTGCGAAGAATTGTATTTATAGTCGCAATACTCATTGGTCTCATGACCTATTTTTTTATGCTCGGGAATGCGATGGGTAAAAAGAGTGTAGCCGCAAAAGATAATTCTGCAAAGGATTTGACAGAAGCACACCATGAAGAAAACAAAACTCCAGAGAAATCTCCCCTGAAATCTTCACCAGAAGAAAATATGGTTCCTGCTCCACCGGAAGAAAAAGTAGATGGAAAAGAATCCGAAGTAGTTGACTTAAAACCTTCTACCGACAATGCCAAAACAATTCCCGTTCCAGTATCTCCGGTTCAAGAAGTGAAAGAAGACTTAACTAAAAAACCTGTAGCGGTTAATCCCGTTCAGCCGCTTCCTGCTAAAACTGGACAGACTCCTCCTCCTGTTGCGGTGAATCCTGCTTTGCCTGCAAAGAAAGCCTTATATCCTTATCCTGCCAAGAAAGTATTACCTCCTGCAAAAACTCCGATTGTGCTTGAAGAAAAAAATTTCTATACGATTCAATTAGGTGCATTTAGTTCCCAAGAGCAAGCTAACAAATTTAAAGATAATGTTATTACAAAAAATAAATTCCCAGGAAAATTTGCTCCTTATGTTTTAAAGCAAAGAGATTTTTTCGTTGTCCTAGTAGGTAAGTCAACTGCCAAAGAGGATTTAGAGAAAATTGTTCAGAACTTAGATGCGGCTACTCAGGGTTCTGCGATGATTGTTAAAAACAAAAAGCCATAA
- a CDS encoding PAS domain S-box protein yields the protein MMNLDPKTLILFNSISSLFIGLGLYTISHGYLGQIWEIRRWALTVLMQAAGWIFLGTVGEANSDYASVILGYGLILFSLSMSFNILASFLKVKIRHYLAYFLFAIGLSLIGFYTFVFPDILKRIAFLTLSSSILFISSSFILVKNKKWKLKSHFFTASIYAICGIFLGSGSIYFLLWDKPHIQSIFERDNALGISYTIFLLGVVLIPFAFLLMCIDIFIIKKEMADQRIKKLTMGIEQSPNSVMITDTDGAIEYVNPSFSEITGYLSEEVIGKNPRILKSGYTSLKEYKEIWNTIGSGQRWKGIFRNKKKNGELYWESTSISPLKNQLGEISHFIAIKENITAQIIAERKLAESEEKHRLIMQTSTDLIHITDIRGNLLDYNSAFLRHLGYKEEEAETLKVKDWDVQWNESELEKIIEDLIHKPQMFETMHRRKDGTVRNVEINAIGIMIQGEYYLYASGRDITERKQNEFALKESEEKFKSFFQMNKAIFLLIDPMNGKILDANSAAQNYYGYSVDELKSMRVTDINTLSPEEIKAEMQNASLFMRNYFNFKHRLKNSDIRDVEVYSTPITINQKNILFSMVHDVTERKEAERLLLESETRLKLALEGAKEGTWDWNIKTGAVIFDNYWAEMLGYELSDIAPNVTSWEELLHPEDREIVFDCLTKHLNGDTEVYQMEHRMKTKSGKWKWILGHGKVIERNEVGEALRAIGTHVDIDIYKVAHEELRIVSEELKNSNATKDKFFSIISHDLRGPIGNINSLLELITNTESKLSEEEYSEFMGIVKSSTKNAYILLENLLVWSRSQKGQIEFNPFKYNIHDLIKANINLFIISAKNKKISITSSVDKNVFAYFDFDMMNTVIRNLIGNAIKYTNENGEILISAREESEFTEIKIQDNGIGMSEAIVQSLFRIDLKQPSIQGTNGEKGSRLGLILCKEFLDKHKGYIGVKSEPNKGTEFIVRLYSPTVK from the coding sequence ATGATGAACCTCGACCCCAAAACCTTAATTCTTTTTAATTCGATTAGTTCTCTATTTATTGGGCTTGGACTTTATACAATTTCGCATGGCTACCTAGGACAAATCTGGGAAATAAGGCGATGGGCTCTTACTGTATTAATGCAGGCTGCGGGATGGATTTTTCTTGGAACTGTTGGTGAGGCTAATTCTGATTATGCATCAGTTATTCTTGGTTATGGTTTAATTCTTTTTTCATTATCCATGAGCTTTAATATTCTTGCGTCTTTCTTGAAAGTTAAGATAAGACATTATCTTGCCTACTTTTTATTTGCCATAGGATTGAGTCTTATTGGATTTTACACGTTTGTGTTTCCAGATATTTTAAAACGCATTGCTTTTCTCACTCTCTCCAGTTCCATTCTTTTTATTTCTTCCAGTTTTATTTTAGTAAAGAATAAAAAATGGAAATTGAAAAGTCATTTTTTCACTGCATCGATTTATGCGATATGCGGAATATTTTTGGGTTCAGGGTCGATTTACTTTCTACTTTGGGATAAGCCTCATATTCAGTCAATTTTTGAACGTGATAATGCATTAGGAATTTCTTATACAATTTTTTTGTTAGGCGTAGTTCTGATTCCATTTGCTTTCTTACTTATGTGCATTGATATATTCATCATAAAAAAAGAGATGGCAGATCAGAGAATTAAGAAGTTAACAATGGGAATCGAGCAAAGTCCGAATTCGGTAATGATTACCGATACAGATGGTGCAATCGAATATGTGAATCCTAGTTTTTCGGAGATTACAGGCTATTTGTCGGAAGAGGTAATCGGAAAGAATCCCAGAATATTGAAATCAGGGTATACATCTCTAAAAGAATACAAAGAAATATGGAATACTATAGGCTCTGGTCAAAGATGGAAAGGAATCTTTCGTAATAAAAAAAAGAATGGAGAACTTTATTGGGAGTCTACAAGCATTTCTCCTCTAAAGAATCAATTAGGAGAAATTAGTCATTTCATTGCAATTAAAGAAAATATTACAGCTCAAATTATTGCGGAACGAAAATTAGCCGAGAGTGAAGAAAAACATAGACTCATCATGCAGACTTCTACGGATCTAATTCATATTACGGATATTCGCGGTAATCTCCTTGATTATAATTCTGCTTTCTTAAGGCATCTTGGTTATAAGGAAGAGGAAGCCGAAACTCTGAAAGTGAAAGACTGGGACGTGCAATGGAATGAATCTGAGCTTGAGAAGATAATTGAGGATCTTATTCATAAGCCACAAATGTTTGAAACCATGCATCGTAGAAAAGATGGAACTGTCCGCAATGTAGAAATTAATGCAATCGGAATAATGATTCAAGGCGAATACTACCTATATGCCTCCGGAAGGGATATAACAGAAAGAAAGCAAAATGAATTTGCGCTCAAGGAGAGTGAAGAAAAATTTAAAAGCTTCTTTCAAATGAATAAAGCCATATTTTTATTAATCGATCCAATGAACGGCAAAATATTAGACGCAAACTCCGCTGCTCAGAATTATTATGGCTATTCAGTTGACGAATTAAAGTCAATGCGGGTAACAGATATTAATACCCTGAGTCCAGAAGAAATAAAAGCTGAAATGCAGAATGCTTCTCTATTTATGAGAAATTATTTTAATTTTAAGCATAGATTAAAAAATTCTGACATAAGGGATGTAGAAGTATATTCAACACCAATAACTATTAACCAAAAAAATATCTTATTTAGTATGGTGCATGATGTTACTGAGCGCAAAGAGGCAGAACGATTATTGCTAGAAAGTGAAACTAGATTGAAACTTGCTTTAGAAGGTGCCAAGGAAGGAACATGGGATTGGAATATTAAAACTGGTGCAGTCATTTTTGACAATTACTGGGCTGAAATGCTTGGGTATGAACTATCAGATATTGCGCCTAATGTTACTTCATGGGAAGAATTGTTACATCCTGAGGATAGAGAAATTGTATTCGATTGTCTTACGAAGCATTTGAATGGCGATACAGAAGTTTATCAAATGGAGCATCGAATGAAGACTAAATCTGGTAAGTGGAAATGGATATTAGGGCACGGAAAAGTGATTGAAAGAAATGAGGTAGGAGAGGCGCTTAGAGCCATTGGAACTCATGTAGATATTGATATTTACAAAGTTGCGCACGAAGAACTTAGAATTGTTTCCGAAGAGTTAAAAAATTCAAATGCGACAAAGGATAAATTTTTTTCGATTATATCCCATGATCTGCGAGGTCCGATAGGAAACATAAATTCACTTCTAGAATTAATTACAAATACAGAAAGCAAATTATCAGAAGAGGAATACAGTGAGTTCATGGGAATTGTCAAGTCCTCTACAAAAAATGCTTATATCTTGCTTGAGAATCTTTTAGTATGGTCAAGATCGCAAAAGGGGCAAATAGAGTTTAACCCCTTTAAGTATAATATTCACGATTTGATTAAAGCGAATATCAATTTGTTTATTATTTCTGCTAAGAATAAAAAAATTTCCATAACTAGTAGTGTAGATAAAAATGTATTTGCCTACTTTGATTTTGATATGATGAATACCGTGATTCGGAATTTGATTGGAAATGCAATTAAGTATACCAATGAGAATGGTGAAATTTTAATTTCCGCCAGAGAAGAATCAGAGTTCACTGAAATTAAAATTCAGGATAATGGTATAGGTATGAGCGAAGCAATTGTGCAAAGCCTCTTTCGAATTGATCTAAAGCAACCAAGTATTCAAGGCACAAATGGGGAAAAAGGCTCTAGGCTTGGTTTAATTCTGTGCAAAGAATTTTTAGATAAGCACAAAGGCTATATTGGTGTGAAGAGTGAGCCAAACAAAGGCACAGAATTCATCGTTAGGCTTTATTCGCCAACGGTAAAGTAA
- a CDS encoding response regulator — protein MAYTICVVDDEEMSEKMLSLILKIEKYNVISASSGKNALKLLDQQVPDLILLDIDMPEMSGLELLSIIKSRSELREIPVIFISAHQDIDTKVEGLRLGAIDFISKPFQNPEVITRVKVHLENSLLHKQLKELNNKKNTFFSIIAKDMKDDLDEIFSRITSLQDFINVNDMKAAKESLAKLNKFNVETKSYLKNLIYWSRLETNLIKLTAEKISLSKIMNEIVKEYTETIQSKKITVESELAQNEVFALADEYAMKIILENLFSNAIKFTNYHEFIKIKTTSDSEKITISIINKGMFFTKPLQEKIFKFEYHIDRPLDDAEKGSGLGLALCKELVEKNSGLFWITTDGNITEISFTLPLANKA, from the coding sequence ATGGCTTATACTATTTGCGTTGTTGATGATGAAGAAATGAGCGAGAAAATGCTCAGCTTAATTCTCAAGATTGAGAAATACAATGTCATTTCTGCCTCGAGTGGAAAAAATGCGTTAAAGCTACTCGATCAACAAGTTCCTGATTTAATTCTTCTTGATATTGATATGCCTGAGATGAGTGGTTTAGAACTTCTTTCCATTATAAAGTCAAGATCAGAGCTAAGAGAAATTCCTGTAATATTTATAAGTGCCCATCAGGATATAGATACAAAGGTGGAAGGATTGCGACTCGGAGCCATTGATTTTATTTCAAAGCCTTTCCAAAATCCAGAAGTCATTACAAGAGTAAAAGTTCATCTCGAAAATAGCTTGCTTCATAAACAATTAAAGGAATTAAATAATAAGAAAAATACATTCTTTTCCATCATAGCAAAGGATATGAAAGATGATTTGGATGAAATTTTTTCCAGGATTACTTCTCTACAAGACTTCATCAATGTGAATGATATGAAGGCTGCGAAAGAATCATTAGCAAAACTAAATAAATTCAATGTCGAAACAAAATCCTATCTCAAAAATTTAATCTACTGGTCCCGGCTTGAGACAAATCTGATTAAACTCACAGCAGAAAAAATCAGTTTATCGAAGATCATGAACGAAATTGTAAAAGAATACACTGAAACTATTCAATCTAAGAAAATTACTGTAGAGAGTGAGTTAGCACAAAATGAAGTGTTTGCGCTCGCAGATGAATACGCAATGAAAATCATCCTCGAAAATTTATTTTCCAATGCGATTAAGTTTACAAACTATCATGAATTTATAAAAATTAAAACAACTTCCGATTCAGAGAAGATTACAATTTCAATCATAAACAAAGGCATGTTTTTTACCAAGCCTTTACAGGAAAAAATATTCAAATTTGAATATCATATTGATAGACCTCTTGATGATGCAGAAAAAGGATCTGGACTTGGCTTAGCATTATGTAAAGAGTTGGTAGAAAAAAATAGCGGCTTATTCTGGATTACTACAGATGGAAATATAACAGAAATTAGTTTTACTTTACCGTTGGCGAATAAAGCCTAA
- a CDS encoding HAMP domain-containing histidine kinase, with translation MAANKNILLKNSIEDKVSAFFDFEMMNTVFRNLISNAIKYTRENGEVNISAVETKDFTEFVVRDNGIGMSEVIRDGLFRLDVKQASIQGTKGEHGSRLGLILCKEFIDKHRGSITVKSKPNQGSEFLVRLYWNNHDEPRPQNLNSF, from the coding sequence ATGGCGGCTAACAAGAATATACTTTTAAAAAATAGCATTGAGGACAAAGTATCTGCCTTTTTTGATTTTGAAATGATGAATACTGTCTTTAGGAATTTAATCAGTAATGCAATCAAATATACAAGGGAAAATGGAGAGGTGAATATTTCTGCCGTTGAAACTAAGGACTTCACTGAATTTGTTGTGAGGGATAATGGGATAGGAATGAGCGAAGTGATACGCGATGGTTTGTTTCGATTGGATGTAAAACAGGCAAGCATACAAGGAACAAAGGGTGAGCACGGCTCTAGACTTGGCTTGATTCTATGCAAGGAATTTATTGACAAACACAGGGGAAGCATTACAGTAAAATCCAAACCGAATCAGGGAAGTGAATTTCTAGTTCGGCTTTATTGGAATAATCATGATGAACCTCGACCCCAAAACCTTAATTCTTTTTAA
- a CDS encoding PAS domain S-box protein, whose protein sequence is MNLDPKTVILFNAIGSLSISFGFYIISRGNLRQIWEIRSWALSTFIQSTGWIIIGVLRGIIPDFISIILGNGLLILSQAMTFNILCKFLNIKANRYYSYLVTGIATLFICYYQMIEPDFSKRSIALSISIALIQISSAFALLKPLSRHSVHYFISATYAICGISLIGRAVFYIIHSNPINSLFEQNLMQDIGYLIFFLTVMLLPFGFLLLCIDRYIVKKMQSDEKIQKLLMGVEQSPVSIVITNTKGEIEYVNPWFSEVTGYSREEVIGQNPRILKSGFTPHNEYVTIWEQIASGEKWKGIFHNKKKNGELYWESANISPIQNARGEITHYIGIKENITAQIAADKKIKESEEKYRLILQTSRDLIHILDLDGNLIEFNSAFLTHLGYTEEDVKNLNVNQWDAQWNQIELEKIIPDLIKNPKIFETVHKRKDGLLVNVEISATGIMIKDQFFLYAAARDITVRKK, encoded by the coding sequence ATGAATCTTGATCCCAAAACTGTAATCCTGTTTAACGCAATCGGATCTCTTTCTATTAGCTTTGGCTTTTATATAATTTCGCGCGGTAATCTCCGTCAGATATGGGAAATCAGAAGTTGGGCACTTTCCACTTTTATTCAGTCTACCGGTTGGATAATCATTGGAGTATTGCGCGGAATAATTCCTGATTTCATATCTATCATTTTGGGCAATGGTTTACTTATTTTATCGCAGGCAATGACTTTTAACATTCTTTGCAAGTTTCTAAATATAAAGGCAAATCGTTATTATTCGTATCTAGTAACTGGAATCGCAACTCTTTTTATTTGCTATTATCAAATGATTGAACCTGATTTTTCGAAGAGGTCAATAGCTTTATCAATTAGTATAGCATTGATTCAGATTTCTTCTGCGTTTGCTTTGCTTAAGCCTTTAAGTCGTCATTCGGTTCATTATTTTATTAGCGCAACTTATGCGATATGCGGTATTTCCTTAATTGGTCGCGCAGTATTTTATATAATTCATTCGAATCCAATCAATTCACTGTTTGAGCAAAATCTAATGCAAGACATTGGCTATCTTATTTTCTTTTTGACAGTCATGCTTTTGCCCTTTGGTTTTTTATTATTGTGTATAGATAGATACATTGTTAAGAAAATGCAGTCAGATGAGAAAATACAAAAGTTGCTAATGGGAGTTGAACAGAGTCCAGTTTCGATTGTGATCACAAATACAAAAGGGGAAATAGAATATGTCAACCCGTGGTTCTCGGAGGTAACAGGTTATAGCCGAGAAGAGGTGATTGGTCAAAATCCTAGAATATTGAAATCAGGATTCACACCTCATAATGAATATGTGACTATTTGGGAACAGATTGCAAGTGGAGAAAAATGGAAAGGAATTTTTCACAATAAAAAGAAAAATGGAGAATTATACTGGGAATCCGCAAACATCTCACCAATTCAGAATGCGAGAGGAGAAATTACACATTACATAGGGATCAAAGAAAACATTACTGCTCAAATAGCTGCAGACAAAAAAATCAAGGAAAGTGAAGAGAAGTATAGACTCATTTTACAAACGTCGAGGGATTTGATTCACATACTAGATTTGGATGGGAATCTCATCGAATTCAACTCTGCCTTTTTAACGCATCTCGGATATACAGAAGAAGATGTGAAGAATTTAAATGTCAATCAATGGGATGCACAATGGAATCAAATTGAATTGGAAAAAATTATTCCAGATTTAATCAAGAATCCGAAAATTTTCGAAACGGTTCACAAACGAAAAGATGGATTACTTGTAAATGTCGAAATCAGCGCAACTGGTATAATGATTAAAGACCAATTCTTCTTATATGCAGCAGCAAGGGATATAACTGTTAGAAAAAAATGA